The following coding sequences are from one Nicotiana tomentosiformis chromosome 3, ASM39032v3, whole genome shotgun sequence window:
- the LOC138907521 gene encoding uncharacterized protein — protein MTFHPQTDRKAERTIRTLEDMLHACVLDFKGSWDDHLPLIEFSYNNSFHASIQMAPFKALYGKRCRSPIGWFEVGEAELIGSDLVHQAMEKVVGDPSAIVLVKTIEVSEELSYEEILVAILDRRPKVEKQRNFIREGIMVKPTSRRSYLGSRE, from the exons atgactttccatccacagactgacaggaaagcagagcggactattcggacacttgaggacatgttgcatgcGTGTGTgcttgatttcaagggtagctgggatgatcatttgccgctcatagaattttcttataacaacagcttccatgctagtattcagatggcgccatTTAAGGCCTTGTATGGTAAAAGATGTAGATCaccgattgggtggttcgaggttggagaagctgaactaataggatcagaccttgtgcatcaggctatggaaaag gtagttggagatccgtccgctattgtgCTGGTTaagaccatcgaggttagtgaagaattgtcatatgaagagattctggttgctattcttgatagacgtccgaaagttgagaaacaaagaaatttcaTCCGTGAAGGTATTATGGtgaaaccaacaagtcgaagaagctacttgggaagccgagaatga